One window from the genome of Leucobacter aridicollis encodes:
- a CDS encoding SDR family oxidoreductase has product MLTPRFAETVTIVTGASRGIGLAIADRIALEGGSVVITGRNQEALDEAVDALGPNASGVAGRADDPAHRAEVFAHVAERYGRLDHLVNNAGINPVYGPIAEVEAAAARKILDVNVLASLDWTRDAVAAGLRQSVVNIASAAGLGASPGIAFYGISKAALMNLTVQLAYEFAPKIRVNAVAPAVVKTAFARALYEGQESEVSEAYPLGRLGEPEDIAGPVAFLLSEDAGWITGQTVPIDGGGSIRPIL; this is encoded by the coding sequence ATGCTCACACCACGTTTCGCTGAGACTGTGACTATCGTTACGGGGGCGAGCCGCGGAATCGGCCTCGCGATCGCCGATAGGATCGCCCTTGAGGGCGGTTCCGTCGTCATCACCGGGCGCAACCAGGAGGCGCTCGACGAGGCAGTGGATGCGCTCGGGCCGAACGCATCAGGAGTCGCGGGGCGCGCTGACGATCCAGCGCACCGGGCAGAAGTCTTCGCGCATGTCGCTGAACGCTATGGCCGCCTCGACCACCTCGTGAATAACGCAGGCATCAACCCTGTCTACGGGCCGATCGCCGAGGTTGAGGCCGCCGCAGCACGCAAGATTCTTGACGTGAACGTACTGGCGTCTCTCGACTGGACCCGCGACGCTGTCGCCGCAGGTCTGCGGCAAAGCGTCGTTAACATCGCCTCGGCGGCTGGGCTCGGTGCGAGCCCAGGCATCGCCTTCTACGGGATCTCAAAGGCGGCACTGATGAACCTCACCGTGCAGCTCGCCTACGAGTTCGCCCCAAAGATTCGTGTCAACGCGGTAGCGCCCGCCGTCGTGAAGACAGCGTTTGCGCGGGCGCTCTATGAGGGGCAGGAGAGCGAGGTCTCCGAGGCCTACCCCCTGGGGAGGCTTGGTGAGCCCGAAGACATTGCGGGGCCGGTAGCCTTCCTGCTCTCGGAAGACGCAGGGTGGATCACCGGGCAGACAGTGCCGATCGATGGCGGTGGGAGTATCCGGCCGATCCTGTAA
- a CDS encoding ABC transporter ATP-binding protein: MNAQATQLTTAAPRLEVDQLTVRFGGLTAVDNVSFDVRPSEVVALIGPNGAGKTTVFNAVCSLLRCSGTIKIDGSVIPRQTPKLGGLGLSRTLQGLGLFSSMTAFENVKLPLGGATDAHATATDQLAELNLTELANRRVSELSYPDRKRVALARALVTDPKLLLLDEPAGGLGHDDIAALSQTVRKIAARGRSVLLVEHHVDFVMDLADRIVVLDFGSVIARGTPDEIRANPRVEEAYLGVAAHGASPSPTRQGEPR; this comes from the coding sequence ATGAACGCACAAGCAACACAACTGACAACCGCAGCCCCACGGCTCGAGGTCGATCAACTCACCGTCAGATTTGGTGGGCTCACCGCGGTCGATAACGTCTCATTTGATGTGAGACCGAGCGAGGTGGTCGCGCTCATCGGCCCCAACGGGGCGGGCAAGACCACGGTGTTCAACGCAGTATGCAGCCTGTTGCGCTGCTCGGGAACGATCAAAATCGACGGCAGCGTCATTCCCCGGCAGACGCCGAAGCTCGGCGGCCTTGGCCTGTCGCGAACGCTCCAGGGCCTCGGACTATTTTCGAGCATGACTGCGTTCGAAAACGTCAAGCTGCCGCTCGGCGGAGCCACCGACGCCCACGCCACTGCGACTGATCAACTCGCGGAGCTCAACCTCACCGAGCTTGCAAACCGCCGAGTATCCGAGCTGTCTTACCCTGACCGGAAACGTGTGGCGCTCGCCAGGGCCCTCGTGACAGATCCGAAACTCCTGCTGCTCGATGAACCAGCTGGGGGCCTCGGCCACGACGACATCGCCGCACTCTCGCAGACAGTTCGAAAAATCGCAGCTCGCGGTCGGTCAGTGCTCCTCGTCGAGCACCACGTCGACTTCGTCATGGACCTCGCCGACCGGATCGTCGTACTCGATTTCGGGAGCGTCATAGCTCGCGGGACCCCCGACGAAATCCGCGCGAACCCCCGCGTCGAGGAGGCGTACCTCGGCGTCGCCGCTCACGGCGCGAGCCCATCGCCAACGAGACAAGGAGAGCCACGGTGA
- a CDS encoding ABC transporter ATP-binding protein → MSLSTRATAQPQTGAALSISHLTVGYGGSPVLHDVSIDLRPGEVVALLGANGAGKSTLLGALTGRVRTTTGTLRLDSLDLHGMRTEERARNGIALVPDGQSIVGELTVDENLRLGALWRHRGTARERAIREIYEMFEPLERRKNADGHQLSGGERQMLALGRALIAEPRLLALDEPSLGLAPLVVAQIMLTLRETARERGLTVLLAEQNVTGALSIADRGVVLNLGRVVVDADAATLAEDSTLRHAYLGF, encoded by the coding sequence GTGAGCCTCAGCACCCGCGCAACCGCGCAGCCCCAGACGGGCGCCGCACTTTCCATCTCGCACCTCACTGTCGGCTACGGCGGCAGCCCCGTACTCCACGACGTGAGTATCGACCTGAGACCCGGCGAGGTCGTTGCACTCCTTGGCGCCAACGGCGCGGGCAAATCCACGCTGCTCGGAGCGCTGACCGGCAGGGTGCGCACCACGACCGGCACGTTGCGCCTCGACAGCCTCGACCTTCACGGCATGCGCACCGAGGAAAGGGCACGGAACGGGATCGCACTCGTACCCGATGGCCAGAGCATCGTCGGTGAGCTGACAGTTGACGAAAACCTGCGCCTTGGCGCGCTCTGGCGGCATCGGGGCACCGCTCGCGAACGCGCGATCCGCGAGATTTACGAGATGTTCGAGCCGCTCGAACGGCGAAAGAACGCAGACGGCCACCAGCTCTCAGGCGGCGAACGGCAAATGCTCGCGCTCGGCCGGGCGCTCATCGCCGAGCCACGGCTACTCGCCCTCGATGAACCCTCCCTTGGGCTCGCCCCACTTGTCGTCGCGCAGATCATGCTCACGCTCCGTGAGACCGCCAGAGAGCGTGGCCTCACCGTCTTACTCGCTGAGCAAAACGTCACAGGCGCCCTCTCCATCGCCGATCGCGGCGTCGTTCTCAACCTCGGCAGGGTCGTCGTCGATGCTGACGCAGCGACTCTCGCTGAAGATTCCACCCTTCGACACGCATACCTGGGGTTCTAA
- a CDS encoding branched-chain amino acid ABC transporter permease, with protein sequence MDRFTFLFATGLARGAIFALFALSLVLIWRATRIINFAQAAMALVATYVAFAVTGATGSYFAGLAAGILAGALIGLIVERGVMRFAPQSSHLTGVLAAIGLVMVLQSLLGIFFGSQYRAMPAPFDRSAIVIGGVPLLSPNDMFTIGITIAVMIALAIVFARTSLGLQLRASAFAPEVSRLLGVRVKRMVTIGWMLASAVAALAAILLVPTELGLNPHATDMLFVYAFAVAVIGGLDSPVGALVGGLIVGVTMSLLTGYFGATVAPIGVLAILVLVLLVKPGGVFSTRKERSA encoded by the coding sequence ATGGATAGGTTTACGTTTCTTTTCGCAACTGGGCTCGCACGGGGCGCGATCTTCGCGCTATTCGCGCTCTCGCTGGTGCTCATCTGGCGGGCCACACGGATCATCAATTTCGCGCAGGCAGCCATGGCCCTCGTTGCTACGTACGTTGCGTTTGCGGTCACGGGCGCAACAGGCAGCTACTTTGCTGGGCTCGCAGCAGGGATCCTCGCAGGGGCGCTTATCGGTCTTATCGTTGAGCGCGGCGTGATGCGCTTCGCGCCGCAGTCGTCCCACCTCACAGGTGTGCTCGCCGCGATCGGCCTCGTGATGGTTCTGCAGTCACTCCTCGGAATCTTCTTCGGTTCCCAGTATCGCGCGATGCCCGCGCCCTTCGACCGCAGCGCGATCGTGATCGGAGGGGTGCCGCTGCTGTCGCCGAACGACATGTTCACGATCGGCATCACAATCGCCGTGATGATTGCCCTCGCGATCGTGTTCGCCCGAACCTCACTCGGGCTCCAGCTTCGAGCCTCGGCGTTCGCCCCCGAGGTGTCGCGGCTGCTCGGCGTTCGCGTGAAGCGCATGGTGACAATCGGCTGGATGCTGGCGAGCGCAGTTGCGGCGCTCGCCGCGATCCTGCTCGTACCCACCGAGCTTGGCCTCAACCCGCACGCAACCGACATGCTCTTCGTCTACGCATTCGCCGTTGCGGTGATCGGCGGCCTCGACTCCCCCGTTGGCGCACTCGTCGGCGGGCTCATCGTTGGCGTCACCATGAGCCTTTTGACGGGCTACTTCGGTGCGACAGTCGCACCGATCGGTGTGCTCGCGATTCTCGTTCTCGTCCTGCTCGTGAAACCGGGCGGGGTCTTCTCGACCCGGAAGGAGCGAAGCGCATGA
- a CDS encoding branched-chain amino acid ABC transporter permease encodes MTRILPSLRGRNRIIIFGVILTILAIALTFLLDPYRNFQFATIAAYFTVTAGLTLLVGQSGQLSLGHAALMAAGGYGYALTANALAEAGVGGIGRFLMSFAVAVVVAGLLGLLLGLAAARLHGPYLAGVTLALIVSVPAVAATFKILGGDQGLPSPYQGVPTALQSLIAVEQWHAWVAILIAGALVTWLTLLRNGSFGLRMRAVRDDETAARLNGVPAGRVKVSAFTVSAVAAGAGGATLCFITQSVSPGAYTLSFSLLLVVAVVLGGLGSIGGAALGSVLVVMLPWLITTATAQLPLSADMAQRLTGNLPVLVFGALLTVTILVRPGGLVDLVPTRANQAPQPAPTPTT; translated from the coding sequence ATGACCCGCATTCTGCCCTCGCTGCGCGGCCGCAACCGCATCATCATCTTCGGAGTGATCCTGACCATCCTCGCGATCGCGCTGACGTTTCTGCTCGACCCGTACCGAAACTTCCAGTTCGCGACCATCGCCGCGTACTTCACGGTGACGGCGGGTCTCACGTTGCTCGTCGGGCAGAGCGGCCAGCTTTCGCTCGGACATGCGGCTCTCATGGCGGCAGGCGGGTACGGGTACGCACTCACGGCGAACGCTCTCGCAGAAGCCGGCGTCGGGGGTATCGGCCGCTTCCTGATGTCGTTCGCCGTCGCAGTAGTCGTTGCAGGCCTCCTCGGGCTCCTCCTCGGGCTCGCGGCGGCGCGGCTTCACGGACCGTACCTGGCGGGTGTGACCCTCGCGCTCATCGTCTCAGTTCCGGCCGTTGCCGCAACGTTCAAGATACTGGGCGGCGATCAGGGGCTCCCCAGCCCGTACCAGGGTGTGCCGACAGCACTCCAATCGCTCATCGCGGTCGAGCAGTGGCATGCCTGGGTCGCGATCCTGATCGCCGGGGCGCTCGTCACCTGGCTCACCCTGTTGCGGAACGGCTCGTTCGGCCTGCGCATGCGCGCAGTTCGCGACGACGAGACCGCAGCACGCCTCAACGGCGTACCCGCCGGGCGCGTCAAAGTCTCGGCGTTCACCGTGAGTGCGGTTGCTGCAGGAGCAGGCGGGGCCACGCTCTGCTTCATCACGCAGTCAGTGAGCCCCGGAGCCTACACGCTCTCGTTCTCGCTGCTGCTCGTAGTCGCCGTCGTGCTCGGTGGGCTCGGCAGCATCGGCGGTGCAGCGCTCGGATCGGTGCTTGTTGTCATGCTCCCCTGGCTCATCACCACGGCCACCGCCCAACTGCCGCTCTCGGCTGATATGGCGCAGCGGCTGACAGGCAACCTGCCAGTGCTCGTTTTCGGCGCGCTCCTCACCGTGACAATCCTTGTCAGGCCGGGCGGGCTCGTTGACCTAGTCCCCACACGCGCGAACCAGGCACCCCAGCCCGCGCCCACCCCCACAACCTAA
- a CDS encoding ABC transporter substrate-binding protein, with amino-acid sequence MTRLTRNTAAVSLAGAATLSLVLAACSTPASPGNGATPGVTDDTVTIGTHTPLTGPAAPGYADVSAAALAYFSYLNDEGGVNGRTINYIIKDDAYNPANTQMVVRELVQDDQVFAIFNGIGTAPHTSVLEYLNEKQVPDLFVATGSKSWNQPEKYPYTFPFNADYAVEGAALAQYATDEYPRQKVCVLGQDDDLGGFILEGVKANLGADGVTHTEQYSTSNPDLTAQIGAMQAAGCEVNILGSIPAFTALAMSTAARIGWDTQWFATSVGLDYATLIEILGEDTGPKLLENLSGVNYLPGAYGDGEWVDLFREVNEKYNSGAPFNGNTVFGMSAAYLFAEALEKTGKNPTREGILEVIRSGSLAGNGVAPLAFSGDNHGSYFTVGIVTMHDGVQNFNDVAYTVDGGEATRVVMEPVPFVESGIPGS; translated from the coding sequence ATGACACGACTCACCCGAAACACTGCCGCTGTGTCTCTGGCAGGCGCTGCCACTCTCAGCCTCGTGCTCGCCGCGTGTAGCACCCCAGCCAGCCCTGGCAACGGAGCAACGCCAGGCGTCACAGACGACACCGTCACCATCGGCACGCACACTCCCCTGACCGGGCCAGCCGCCCCCGGGTACGCCGACGTCTCCGCTGCCGCACTTGCTTACTTCTCGTACCTCAACGACGAAGGCGGCGTGAACGGTCGCACGATTAACTACATCATTAAGGATGACGCGTACAATCCCGCGAACACCCAAATGGTCGTCCGCGAACTTGTCCAGGACGACCAGGTATTCGCAATCTTCAATGGCATCGGCACCGCCCCGCATACGTCGGTGCTCGAGTACCTCAACGAGAAGCAGGTACCAGACCTGTTCGTTGCCACCGGTTCCAAGAGCTGGAATCAGCCAGAGAAATACCCCTACACCTTCCCATTCAACGCTGACTACGCAGTCGAGGGTGCCGCTCTTGCCCAGTACGCGACCGACGAGTACCCAAGGCAAAAAGTATGCGTGCTTGGCCAAGACGACGACCTCGGCGGGTTCATACTTGAAGGCGTCAAAGCAAACCTCGGCGCCGACGGCGTGACACACACTGAACAGTATTCGACCTCAAACCCAGACCTCACCGCTCAAATTGGCGCGATGCAGGCGGCAGGGTGTGAAGTGAACATTCTCGGCAGCATTCCTGCGTTCACAGCCCTCGCGATGAGCACAGCCGCAAGGATCGGCTGGGACACCCAGTGGTTCGCGACCTCAGTGGGGCTCGACTATGCGACGCTGATCGAGATCCTAGGCGAAGACACGGGTCCAAAACTCCTCGAGAACCTGAGCGGCGTGAACTACCTCCCCGGAGCCTATGGCGACGGCGAATGGGTCGATCTGTTCCGAGAAGTCAACGAGAAGTACAACAGCGGGGCACCATTCAACGGCAACACTGTATTCGGAATGAGCGCCGCCTACCTCTTCGCAGAGGCCCTCGAGAAAACAGGCAAGAACCCGACCCGCGAGGGCATTCTTGAGGTGATTCGTTCGGGCAGCCTGGCAGGCAACGGTGTTGCGCCGCTCGCGTTTTCGGGCGACAACCACGGCTCATACTTCACTGTCGGCATCGTGACGATGCACGACGGTGTGCAGAACTTCAATGACGTTGCCTACACCGTCGACGGCGGTGAGGCGACTCGGGTAGTAATGGAACCAGTTCCGTTCGTTGAGAGCGGCATTCCCGGTTCCTAA
- a CDS encoding ABC transporter substrate-binding protein yields the protein MFFSSRALRTAITAAMVVTALALTACSTPQSSGGSAATPGVTDDTITIGTHTPLTGPAAPGYASVSAGALAYFAYVNDNGGIHGRNINYIVKDDAYNPANTQMVVRELVQDDQVFAIFNGLGTPPHTSVVDYLNDNGVPDLFVASGSTTWNQPEKYPYTFAFNADYVVEGAALAKYASDEYPGQTVCVYGQDDDLGRDTIEGVELALGADGIADTQLYTTSNADVTAQIGAMRDAGCEINILGAIPGYAALAIGTAARLGWSPQWFVASIGANPSVLRQLLGEETDKDLLEGMVGASFLPAAEGDSDWVTFFREINDEYNPTEPFDRTVLNGMSAAYLFAEALHAAGENPTREAVVNAITSGELRGTGILPLAFSADSHASYMGVEISRVEKGTQQSVGRAYLVEGGSVTAVDPEPAPFVPDGIPGI from the coding sequence ATGTTCTTCAGTTCCCGTGCTCTACGTACCGCGATCACCGCCGCGATGGTGGTCACCGCGCTCGCGCTCACCGCGTGCAGCACCCCACAGTCAAGCGGCGGCTCCGCCGCCACACCAGGCGTCACAGACGACACAATCACCATCGGCACACACACTCCCTTGACGGGCCCGGCCGCCCCCGGCTACGCCTCAGTCTCAGCCGGCGCACTCGCGTACTTCGCCTACGTGAACGACAACGGCGGCATCCACGGCCGAAACATCAACTACATCGTCAAAGACGACGCCTACAACCCAGCAAACACCCAAATGGTCGTCCGCGAACTCGTCCAAGACGACCAAGTATTCGCAATCTTCAACGGCCTCGGCACCCCACCACACACCTCCGTCGTCGACTACCTCAACGACAACGGCGTCCCAGACCTCTTCGTCGCCTCGGGCTCCACGACATGGAACCAGCCGGAGAAGTACCCCTACACCTTCGCGTTCAACGCAGACTACGTCGTCGAGGGGGCTGCCCTGGCGAAGTACGCGAGTGACGAATACCCTGGTCAGACGGTCTGCGTGTATGGGCAAGACGACGACCTGGGGCGCGACACCATCGAGGGCGTCGAACTGGCTCTCGGAGCCGATGGCATCGCTGATACCCAGCTCTACACGACGTCAAACGCTGATGTGACTGCGCAGATCGGCGCCATGCGCGATGCAGGGTGCGAGATCAACATTCTAGGCGCGATCCCAGGCTACGCAGCGCTCGCGATCGGCACAGCTGCGCGGCTCGGGTGGTCGCCGCAGTGGTTCGTTGCGTCGATCGGCGCCAACCCGTCAGTGCTCCGGCAGCTCTTGGGTGAAGAAACCGACAAAGATCTCTTGGAGGGCATGGTCGGGGCGAGCTTTCTTCCCGCCGCAGAGGGCGACAGCGACTGGGTCACGTTTTTCCGCGAGATCAACGACGAATACAACCCGACTGAGCCGTTCGATCGCACCGTGTTGAACGGAATGAGCGCCGCGTACCTCTTCGCTGAGGCCCTGCATGCTGCGGGCGAGAATCCAACGAGAGAGGCAGTCGTCAACGCAATCACCTCCGGGGAGCTTCGGGGAACCGGCATCCTCCCGCTTGCGTTCAGTGCTGACAGCCATGCCTCGTATATGGGCGTCGAGATCAGCCGCGTAGAAAAGGGCACCCAGCAATCCGTTGGCCGAGCATACCTGGTCGAGGGTGGCTCTGTCACAGCGGTCGATCCAGAACCGGCACCGTTTGTCCCGGACGGTATCCCTGGGATATAA
- a CDS encoding AMP-binding protein, whose amino-acid sequence MAHPHDPAVDGRGHTTLSVASILSESAVRHSDNPAVYFNGDAITYRELWDQTRAYAGALRARGIGRGDRVAIMIPNVPDFPRAYYAVLALGAIVVPIHLLLKSEEISRTLRDAGADLLIASATSLGEAAPAAAEAGVPLLTVLLPPDAHGDFARLEVEASAAEPIKRIEPTGPLDAATILFTSGTTGTPKGAVGSHFSIIEQVHSGLIDGLQVQSGDVTFGGLPLFHTFGQTSVLNMAFRAGSAVILMPRFDGDQALELMVKHRATVFVGVPTMYVGLVEAARRTDARPPLRFANSGGAALPVALLEAFEEAYGVPPHEGYGLTETAPTVSVNSVGKPTIPGSVGETLWGVDVAIADPDVEDRIEFIDEEDGLGEIVVRGHNVFKGYVGREEATKEAIVDGWFRTGDLGTYRDGILTIVDRKKDMILRSGYNVYPTEVEAALARHPKVAASAVFGVADDIRGQEIHAAVLPREGTEIDPAEIIEFAREHVASYKYPRVVHIVDELPLGASGKILKRELQRMFDPAKAS is encoded by the coding sequence ATGGCACACCCGCACGATCCAGCCGTAGACGGTCGAGGGCACACAACGCTTTCCGTCGCGAGCATCCTCAGCGAATCAGCGGTTCGGCATAGCGACAATCCGGCCGTGTATTTCAACGGCGACGCAATCACCTACCGAGAGCTGTGGGACCAGACTCGGGCCTACGCTGGTGCGCTGCGCGCTCGAGGAATCGGGCGCGGTGACCGTGTGGCGATCATGATCCCGAATGTGCCCGACTTTCCTCGGGCCTACTATGCGGTGCTCGCGCTTGGCGCGATCGTTGTGCCAATCCATCTGCTCCTGAAATCAGAGGAGATCAGTCGCACGCTGCGCGACGCCGGTGCCGATCTGCTGATTGCTTCGGCGACTTCCCTTGGCGAAGCTGCACCAGCTGCGGCCGAGGCGGGCGTGCCGCTGTTGACGGTTCTGCTGCCGCCCGATGCTCACGGCGACTTCGCCAGGCTCGAGGTCGAAGCATCTGCAGCCGAGCCAATCAAACGGATCGAACCGACCGGCCCACTGGACGCAGCGACGATCTTGTTTACGAGTGGTACTACTGGCACTCCAAAAGGGGCTGTCGGAAGTCATTTTTCGATCATCGAGCAGGTGCATTCTGGCCTCATTGATGGCCTGCAGGTGCAGAGTGGGGACGTGACCTTCGGAGGGCTTCCGCTCTTCCATACGTTCGGGCAGACGTCGGTGCTCAACATGGCGTTCCGAGCGGGCAGCGCGGTCATTCTGATGCCCCGATTCGACGGCGACCAAGCGCTGGAGCTCATGGTGAAGCACCGGGCGACAGTGTTCGTCGGCGTGCCGACGATGTATGTCGGGCTCGTCGAAGCGGCACGACGTACAGATGCGCGACCGCCGCTGCGATTCGCGAACTCGGGTGGCGCCGCCCTCCCTGTTGCGTTGCTTGAGGCGTTCGAGGAAGCCTACGGAGTCCCGCCGCATGAGGGCTACGGCCTCACCGAGACCGCACCGACCGTGAGTGTGAACTCGGTCGGCAAGCCGACGATACCGGGATCGGTGGGTGAGACGCTGTGGGGCGTCGACGTCGCAATCGCAGACCCTGACGTTGAGGACCGAATCGAGTTCATTGATGAGGAGGACGGACTCGGCGAGATTGTCGTTCGCGGCCACAACGTATTCAAAGGGTATGTTGGCCGGGAAGAGGCGACGAAGGAGGCGATCGTCGACGGCTGGTTCCGTACGGGCGACCTCGGCACCTATCGCGATGGCATCCTCACGATCGTGGATCGGAAGAAAGACATGATCCTGCGCTCCGGCTACAACGTCTACCCGACGGAGGTGGAGGCAGCGCTCGCGCGGCACCCCAAAGTCGCCGCATCGGCCGTGTTTGGTGTCGCCGACGATATTCGCGGCCAGGAGATTCACGCGGCCGTGCTCCCGCGCGAGGGCACAGAGATCGACCCGGCAGAGATCATCGAGTTTGCGAGGGAACACGTGGCATCGTACAAGTATCCCCGCGTGGTGCACATCGTTGACGAGCTCCCGCTGGGAGCGAGCGGGAAGATTCTGAAACGAGAACTGCAGCGCATGTTCGACCCCGCAAAAGCCTCGTAG
- a CDS encoding acyl-CoA dehydrogenase family protein: MDFAHDQVTVDLTAKVRKFVDEVVIPAEPRLDEQLAADPDNWGTQPVVRELQAQARELGLWNLFLPGDPAVTGAAGLTNLQYAAVAEITGWSPRLAPEALNCAAPDTGNMEVLNDFGTPEQKERWLKPLLNSEIRSAFCMTEPDVASSDATNIGTLIRRDGDDYVISGRKWWSTGAMNPEAEIFIVMGKTEPDAERHRQQSMILVPRDTPGVTVVRPLTVFGYNDRDHGGHAEVLFEDVRVPATNLIGAEGDGFAIAQARLGPGRIHHCMRALGMGERALSLAIERANSRHAFGRPLSEQGVIREWIAESRIQLEALRLLVLKTAWMMDTVGNRAAMTEIQSIKIAVPRAVQEIIDRAIQIFGGAGVSDDTPLAALYAGVRTLRIADGPDEVHLNSLGRAQLKL; the protein is encoded by the coding sequence ATGGATTTCGCTCACGACCAAGTAACCGTCGACCTCACCGCAAAAGTGCGGAAGTTTGTCGATGAGGTTGTCATTCCCGCAGAACCGAGACTCGACGAACAGCTTGCGGCCGATCCTGACAATTGGGGCACGCAGCCCGTCGTCCGAGAACTCCAAGCGCAGGCGCGCGAGCTTGGGCTGTGGAACCTGTTTCTCCCAGGCGATCCTGCCGTGACCGGGGCTGCCGGGCTGACGAACCTGCAGTACGCCGCCGTCGCCGAGATCACGGGTTGGAGCCCGCGACTCGCACCCGAGGCGCTCAACTGCGCAGCGCCAGATACGGGCAACATGGAGGTGCTCAACGACTTCGGTACCCCGGAGCAGAAGGAGCGCTGGCTGAAGCCGCTCCTCAACTCCGAGATCCGCTCGGCATTCTGCATGACCGAACCCGACGTGGCATCGAGCGACGCGACGAACATCGGAACGCTGATCCGGCGCGATGGCGACGACTATGTGATCTCGGGCCGCAAGTGGTGGTCGACCGGGGCGATGAATCCCGAAGCTGAGATCTTCATCGTGATGGGAAAGACTGAGCCAGACGCCGAGCGGCACAGGCAGCAGTCGATGATCCTCGTACCCCGTGACACTCCGGGGGTCACCGTCGTGCGGCCGCTCACGGTGTTTGGCTACAACGACCGCGACCACGGGGGCCACGCTGAAGTGCTGTTTGAAGACGTGCGGGTTCCCGCGACGAACCTCATTGGCGCAGAGGGCGACGGCTTCGCGATTGCGCAGGCCCGGCTTGGCCCCGGCCGCATTCACCACTGCATGCGGGCGCTCGGCATGGGGGAGCGTGCACTGTCGCTGGCAATTGAGCGTGCGAACTCCCGGCACGCCTTCGGGCGTCCGCTGTCGGAACAGGGAGTGATTCGAGAGTGGATCGCCGAGTCCCGGATACAGCTCGAGGCGCTTCGGCTCCTGGTGTTGAAGACAGCGTGGATGATGGACACGGTCGGCAACCGCGCCGCGATGACTGAGATCCAGTCGATCAAGATCGCGGTGCCCAGAGCGGTACAGGAAATCATCGACCGCGCGATCCAAATCTTTGGCGGCGCTGGAGTGAGCGATGATACGCCGCTCGCCGCGCTCTACGCTGGCGTACGCACCCTGCGGATCGCTGACGGGCCCGACGAAGTCCACCTCAACAGTTTGGGCCGGGCTCAGCTCAAGCTGTAA
- a CDS encoding phosphotransferase family protein, which translates to MPEIPGLDIVALSKWFSVAHPELATGPLRAEVIAGGRSNLTYAITGARRPLVLRRPPLGHVLSSAHDMAREHRVISALAGTAIPVPAVVDLVDDTAGPITGTPFFLMEKAPGAVIANRTQNAEYTREEIRGMSFELVHHLAALHAVDVKAVGLASFGKPDGYLARQLSTWRRQLDASRSRELPDLERLQTTLEGGVPETARTGIVHGDYRLDNALIDGRPPRVSAILDWEMATLGDPLVDLGIFALYWEIGSLAGSGVIASAVDPAAGYPDFEELAEYYAAQAGITLPDLRWYRAFAAYKLAVILEGIHYRYQAGDTVGEGFDRIGDLVRPLAENGLKVL; encoded by the coding sequence ATGCCTGAGATCCCAGGCCTAGACATTGTCGCGCTGTCCAAATGGTTCAGCGTGGCGCACCCCGAGCTCGCGACCGGTCCGCTGCGCGCCGAGGTTATCGCCGGCGGGCGTTCGAACCTGACGTACGCGATCACGGGCGCGCGGCGGCCCCTCGTGCTGCGGCGACCGCCTCTTGGACACGTTCTCTCGAGCGCGCACGACATGGCGCGTGAGCATCGCGTCATCTCCGCGCTCGCTGGCACCGCGATCCCAGTTCCTGCCGTTGTAGATCTCGTCGATGACACTGCTGGGCCGATCACTGGTACGCCGTTTTTTCTCATGGAGAAAGCCCCTGGCGCTGTCATAGCAAACCGCACTCAGAACGCTGAGTACACGCGCGAGGAGATTCGGGGCATGAGCTTTGAACTCGTCCACCACCTCGCCGCATTGCATGCTGTTGACGTGAAAGCAGTTGGGCTCGCGTCGTTCGGTAAGCCTGACGGTTACCTCGCGCGCCAGCTTTCGACGTGGCGGCGGCAGCTTGACGCCTCGCGTTCGCGGGAGCTACCCGACCTCGAGCGTCTGCAGACCACACTTGAGGGCGGAGTACCCGAAACGGCGCGTACTGGGATCGTGCACGGTGATTATCGCCTTGACAACGCGTTGATCGACGGCAGGCCGCCCCGCGTCTCGGCGATCCTTGACTGGGAGATGGCGACCCTGGGTGACCCGCTCGTCGATCTTGGGATTTTTGCCCTGTACTGGGAGATAGGAAGCCTCGCCGGCAGTGGAGTCATCGCAAGCGCTGTCGATCCAGCTGCTGGATACCCAGATTTTGAAGAACTGGCTGAATACTACGCGGCGCAGGCCGGGATCACGCTGCCCGACCTCCGGTGGTACCGCGCGTTCGCAGCGTACAAGCTCGCAGTGATCCTCGAAGGGATCCACTACCGATACCAGGCCGGCGACACCGTCGGCGAAGGATTCGACAGGATAGGTGACCTCGTGAGGCCACTTGCCGAGAATGGATTGAAGGTGCTCTGA